A genomic region of Microcoleus sp. FACHB-672 contains the following coding sequences:
- a CDS encoding regulatory protein RecX, which translates to MSSCLDYFYNILSRRDYSAAQLRKKGQEKGFEESEVLEAINYLQEMDAQSDSKLAASLISSYTKKYGKSVMRRKCMEKGISVDLFEQAWSEHLEQMEDGETDQLAGLKAKVMRKYSIDTFRRLDPKTKSKLWNYLQYRGFNPFELLEKWQREEEELD; encoded by the coding sequence ATGAGCAGTTGTCTTGATTATTTCTATAACATTTTGTCTCGCCGCGACTATAGCGCTGCCCAACTACGCAAAAAAGGACAGGAGAAGGGCTTTGAGGAAAGCGAAGTGTTAGAAGCGATTAATTACCTTCAAGAAATGGATGCTCAGTCCGATTCAAAGTTAGCCGCTAGCCTGATTTCCTCTTATACAAAAAAATATGGCAAATCTGTAATGAGGCGCAAATGCATGGAAAAAGGAATTTCTGTGGATTTGTTTGAACAAGCGTGGAGCGAACACCTTGAACAAATGGAGGATGGGGAAACAGATCAGTTGGCTGGATTAAAAGCTAAAGTGATGCGAAAGTACAGTATCGATACTTTTCGCCGGCTCGATCCAAAAACTAAATCAAAGTTATGGAATTATCTACAATATCGTGGGTTTAATCCTTTTGAACTATTAGAAAAATGGCAAAGGGAAGAGGAAGAACTTGATTAA